From the Oryzias melastigma strain HK-1 linkage group LG13, ASM292280v2, whole genome shotgun sequence genome, the window cataaatgtatcTCATAATTTAGCGAATACGACTTCTATCTCATAAAAGTaagactttaaagttgtaattaaaaaatgttttctttaaatcagatttatttatttatttattaaaggggggggggggattctACAATTCTACTCAGGAATTCAATTTCAATATATCCTCCATCAATTGAAAATTCTAAAAGAACGTGTTAAACCACAAACAGTATTTTCATTGGTCTTTAGGGGGAGAACAGAACTGTGTGTGTTAAACTCACTCTAAGACGGATTAAAGGTTTCTCTGGTGTGAGTGGACAGCCGAGTCTCTCCCTCTCAGCTTCTTCTAACATCTCTGTGACCTGTGGAAGGACATCCGAGACAGACCAGGAGGACGGATGAGTCGGATGAACTATCTGTACAAAGAATCCGAACTTCAGAGCTCTACCTTTGCATTGCACAAATCCTCCACCTTCTTTGTAACCTGGTGTGTGTTAGGAGTGAAAAGGTCTTCGTAGTCAGCCAACACCACATCCTGAATGATGAACTGACGCACAGTTTTCAAGGGAATCTTCTGCAGGTTCATCTTCCGACCCTTCACTCTGAGCAGGCCTATGTGTCTGCACATCAACAGGATGGCGTTACATCTGTAGTCAAACATTTCTGCTAGCTGGGCACCATCAGGGTGACTGCTTACTTTTTGGTGGCCTCTCCAGGCGACAGGGAGGTGGCCACAGAGCTTCCAGGCTGAGTCACGTAGAAGAGCTGCTGCTCATTTCTGGTTGGCGTTATCAAGCATTCGTGCTCGTGGCCCCACACCACCAGGTCAAGGAAGTCATCCAGGAATTGCTCAGGAATGTAATTTGTGGGACCGTGCTTGTTcctaaacagaaacacaaaacagagagaataaagttcagaaaaatgttgtttaacatttgtttaaCTTTGAACAAACTCATTTCTAAATACATTGTAATTACCAAAGCCTACTTCTGCATATCTGAAAACTTAAAGGCTTTGACCTTCACACccattttctaataatagaTGTATGCGCTCACCTGTTCTGGTGGATTGTGAAAAGATTAAACCAGTCATCCTGGTCTTCTTTGGGGCGGAGCATGGAAACCTGGTTGTTGACAAACATTCTGTACAATCGCTCATCTGGAATTGAAccttttttatccaaaatgtgAGGAGAACACCTGCGTTACTTTCAGGAATGGACGAATGTGCTAGTCGAGGAACACAAACTCACCGAGACCAAATAAAGCCAGTTTGGTGCTGCCTTTCTGCATCAGGATGGGACTGATTTCAATCTTCTCCACTGAGTGTGAGTGACCAAAGTGGTTCACGAGACCGGCTGCACTGAGCAGATCCAGAGCACACAGACTTTCAGCCTgaagaggaataaaaaaaaaaggtttggcaCATCCATGTAAATACTATAATCTTCTAAATGGTCGAAACAACTCACGCCAGTTGGATCATCGTGATTGCCATGAATGCTGAAGACTGGGATGGATATGTTCAGATTTTCATCCTGATAATTCACCCAGGGAAACCTGTAATGCAACAATAAAtgtttggtaaaaatgttttatggtagaaaacacagaaaaaaattccCAACTCACTGGGTGGTGTTAAAGTTGGTGGTCTGGTCACTGAGAATATTAAAGGTCACGGGCGAATCTCCCATGCAGTATTTTCTCAGCAGTGTGGTGCAGATGTGGAGGCTTCGGCGGGATGGCTTGTTGTCATGAAACAAATCTCCCCCCAGCAGGATGAaatccactttatttttttttgcacactgaAGGATTTCCTCAAATGTTTGGTAGGTGTCATTGCCCCGAATGGCATTTTTCTCCAGGTAGCCCAGATGAACATCTGTAGCAATTAGGATCTTAAAGGTATCCTCATCAtcccttaagaaaaaaaaaaaaaaaaagtataattcaAAGCAGTTTGATGGAACCGTGCAACTATTGCAAGCTAACTTACATTAATCTCTTAATTTTAGAAATTGTTAATAAAGGTTAAAGATTTCAATAAACTCACAGTGTATTTTCTGAGGACATGATGATGTTGGAAGATAGGGAGTCAGGTCCAAGCACGCTGTCAGAAAAATATCAcctctgcagcaaaaaaaaaaaaaaaaaatcaaaacaaacacaaacaaaataaacattttaaaattagatttcttCTAGATTACTTGAGCAgtggagttttttattttttttttaattcacagtaATGACATCAagcaatgttttcttttacatatactaatatttttttctggttttaacatattatttatcccttttcatataaaaatgcaCTTTCTAGGAACAAATTAATcttaatttcctgtttttactgTCCACATAATGCACTTTTTAGCGTgttatttgttatatttagtCGTACATTTTTACCATGGGTAGTTTTAATGTATGAGTGTTGCACAGACCAGGAAGTGCTTTTGAATTTCATTGTTGTGACGTTGACAGTAaagatttatctatttttattataaaaagtaGCTTGGGAAATtaggtaaatatttttaatagtaaaatattcCAAAGTTTACGCTGCATCAAAACATTAGTGGAGTTTTAAAGAGAAAGAGAACTAGCTTGCACAGCATTAAACAAGCTAACTGTATAATATTGTAAGCCTGGGAGCAAAATAACCAATAGAACATGTATAAGTGAAAGCTCCAAGCAACATGTAACCGAGAGGTCAATACGTCAGAGTAGATCGTTAGCGTTAACTTTCTTCAAAAACCCCAACAAGAATGCTATTCTTTAAATCTGCAAAACTCTCGTGATTATGGTGGCTGtgtttaaattactttatacATAAGCCGTAATTAACAATTTATAAACTACTAAAATAACGAGTAGACACAAAAAATAAGGCTTTGTAACCCACCTTTGTGGCACATTTTTTACAACCTCATTGTCGCCCTAAAAAAACTCCCGGCAACTCTTGCAAGTAACCACCCCGCCCCTTTATGATGGATTGTGGGAGATGTAGTTTGTGTCTAGGCCTAGTCGTGGAAATGATCAGGAAAGAGGACTGCATTTCCGGTGAGTTGATGGTGTACGTTCGTTTTAGTCACCTTTGAGCACCGCTACTGCCAAACCTTTCAATTAGACGGAGTTTCATCCACCGAGTGGCTAACGGGCCGGCctagaataaaaatgattcacTTACACAAAAGTGTTGCCTCCTCTGTGCACTGGGAAGgcttgagtattttttttatgtttacacaACGAATATAGTGTATTTGCACCGTACGCGCAAGAGAAATTTTAGCTATTTAGCTAAACTCGACGCTGTTAGAGTGAATTTTCGGCACTCATTAGCTTCGCcggaagagtttttttttacagttggaGCGCAGTTCAAAGCTGACTAGTGGGCTGTTTTCAATGGAGACGCTTTCAAAAAGCTTTGCATCTGGTCCCACCCGAGAAAAggtacaaacaaaacaacaaaactaagTAGATCTGTACAGCAGCAGCTTCTAATACTCGATACAACATGTGATGATAAAACAAGCTATAGCATCCATCACATGTTTAATGTAATCTGTTTTGAGTTTCTATTCAatcataaataatattaattttatttatgcttgaGTCAGCTTTCAGTGATGTTAATCCTGTTGTTTCTGTGCAGGACTCGCGCCCACTTCCATCACACAGTGGAGTTGTGCCTGACAGCATGTCCATGTCTTCCTATAGAGACTATCCTGCCCACTGTCCCTTTGTCAGCACACTGGTGCATCAAACCCCCCAAACACGTATTCAATACCCGCGTTGTCCAGTATCACCCAGCAAAGCCTTCCCTGAAACAAAAAGCGCAGGTAAGCttcatttgcatgtttttgcacAATGTGTGCCACTTGCACGACACTAACAATGTTCCATTCAAAGTTTGTGGTGTGTCCAAGCTCCATGGTTACACGGGAAACATGATGCTGCCCAACCTGAATGTCTCGGTTACTTACTCTTTCCTCCACATCATCACACGTCACCTCCTCCGAGCCAACAAATGCCAATCTGTGACCACTTTACCAAAACGTGCATGTATGGAATGATACAATTCTAGTCACGTTCTTGAATAATGCTCAACCATTTCATGTCTGCATCACACAGCCATCTTATCTGCCCTGAGAAACCTCCAGGAGAAGATTAGGAGGTTGGAGTTAGACAAAGGTGTTGAAGAAAATGACACATCACACAGAGTTCTGCCAAGTGAACACGTTTCACAGAGACTCTTAGATGATCAGACAGACACAACAAGAATGGTGAACGACCAGTCTCATGGTAACCAAGGTGAATAGATAAGAACCATTACTTTTgagcctttttccttttttttcctcattaacTTTGATCTCAATAGCCTTGATCACCCACCTTGCTGCAGCGGAGTCTCGCTGTGCGAAGCTGGAGCGACAGTTGCAGCACATGAGGAGGATGCTGCGCGGCGAGAGGGTACAGGGGACCAGTCTCCACACTCAGGTGGTTCACTGAGTAAGAACATCAAATTTAAATCGCAAAATTTAAAAgagaatttttaaagaaaagttttgttttcttttgacatACAGGAATTCGCAAAGAAATCAGATGCTGATAAACAGTCTCGAGCAGTGCCTGACCAAACCCGGATGGAAAAGCTGGAGAAACTAGAGGAGGAGTATTTGAGGCTGAGATGTGCACAGAAAAATGCAGAGGTGCATCaagtaatatatttatatgtaacataatagaaaaatacatattCTGAAATATTTCTGCAACTGTcaatctgcaacctttaatgctcAAAGAACCATtaggtccagtttcttactgaccaaaacctAGCGATAGCTGCCCACTTCATGTctagaaaattaaactttttttatgtttttgtagtcGGTAAGCctctcattttcaaaatatagcttttacatatttacaataattgaactATAACAGGGttacattaatattaaaatattaacatattttagaaaatatttattgtaataCTATAACATGGTGTTTTTATGATTGGAATCACAGTAATATATTATATTCTAATATTCATCTCAACATAAGCCATTTAACTTTGGTTACTTTTCTTGTATCAGACGAAAATCCTTGAATTGGAGGGAAAAGTTCAGGAAGAGGAACACCAG encodes:
- the mre11a gene encoding double-strand break repair protein MRE11, whose amino-acid sequence is MSSENTLDDEDTFKILIATDVHLGYLEKNAIRGNDTYQTFEEILQCAKKNKVDFILLGGDLFHDNKPSRRSLHICTTLLRKYCMGDSPVTFNILSDQTTNFNTTQFPWVNYQDENLNISIPVFSIHGNHDDPTGAESLCALDLLSAAGLVNHFGHSHSVEKIEISPILMQKGSTKLALFGLGSIPDERLYRMFVNNQVSMLRPKEDQDDWFNLFTIHQNRNKHGPTNYIPEQFLDDFLDLVVWGHEHECLITPTRNEQQLFYVTQPGSSVATSLSPGEATKKHIGLLRVKGRKMNLQKIPLKTVRQFIIQDVVLADYEDLFTPNTHQVTKKVEDLCNAKVTEMLEEAERERLGCPLTPEKPLIRLRVDYSGGFEAFNTSRFSQKFVDCVANPKDIIHFMRRREQKMDNKDEMNVDYSKLVKTVAVEGLRVEDLVKQYFEAAEQKVQLSLLTEQGMGKAIQEFVDKDEKDAIEELIRYQLEKTQRHLQSRGVTTEQDIDMEVQRFRDSKKNTAEEENEIKEAMNRAKAHRIERDDDPEDELADVALDSDDNSVPSPAPTRGRGRGGRGRGGRGRGRGTTASEPKPAGRAGSRKSAATSQSKSIMQAFQPPSQRFFSKVSTSSAAEEITIDDSDEDIPATKVTKPPSRSSSSSASFSKYGSQSQSQSFRGVAFEDSDDEEDNPFKGPSHRSGR